Genomic DNA from Salinibacter pepae:
CGAGCGACTTCTTTGGGGAGGCCAACGTGCCCCAGGAGGCGATCACGATGGGCGTGGGCACCATCCTCGACTGCGACGAGATTGTGCTCATGGCCACGGGGGAGCACAAGGCCCCCATCGTGAAGCGGGCGGTGGAGAAGCCCCCTTCCCGCGAAGTGACGGCCAGCTACCTGCAGGACCACCCCAACGCGACCTTCTATCTCGACCGGGCGGCCGCGGGCGAACTCACGCGGGAGAAGATGCCGTGGCGCGTCCGCGAGGTCGACTGGACCGACCAGAAGGCCAAGCGCGCCGTCATCTGGCTGTCCGAGACGCTCGACACCCCGATCCCCCGCCTCGAGGCGTCCGACTACTACCAGAACCAGCTCCACAGCCTGGTTCACCGCTACGACGACGTCGACGACCTGGCCCGGGAGGTCTTCGAGGACCTGCGCCAGCGCATCACGTACCGCGAAAACCTGCTCTCCGACGAGCGCGTCCTCATCTTCAGCCCGCACCCGGACGACGACGTCATCTCGATGGGGGGCATGTTCGACAAGCTCGTGTCCAACGGCAACGACATCACCGTCTCGTACATGACGAATGGGTCGGTGGCCGTCTTCGACGCCGACGTGCGCCGCTACCTCCGCTTTGTCGGCCTCAGCAGCGACGCGCTCAACATGCGCCCCGAGGACCTGTCGGGCTTCCGCGACCGGCGCGAGGAGATCGAAACCTTTTTTGCCACGAAGGACCCGGCGGAGGTGGACCCGTCGGCGGTGCAGACCCTCAAGGCCCACATCCGGTACGGCGAGGCCATCGCGGCGATCGAGGTCATGGGCCTAGACGCCGACCACGCCGAGTTCCTGGACATGCCCTTCTACAAGACGGGGCGCGTCCGCAAGGATCCGATTACGGAGGCCGACGTGGACGTGGTGCACGACCTGCTCACGGAGGTCGAGCCCACCCACATTTTCGTGGCCGGCGACCTCTCGGACCCCCACGGCACGCACCGAATGTGCTACAAGGCCATCAAGGAGGCCCTCCGCCAGTACAACGACGACGCCACCGTGCCGGCGGGCGCCAACGCCGAGGCCCCCACGGCGAACGAGACCACCCGTCCTCAGCCCCTCGTGTGGCTCTACCGTGGGGCCTGGCAGGAGTGGCCGCTCCACGAGGCCGATGTGTTCGTGCCGCTCTCTAAGGCGGACCTCGACCGCAAGGTCGAGGCCATCTTCAAGCACGAGAGCCAGAAGGACCGGGCGATGTTTCCGGGCGCCTACGACGACCGCGAATTTTGGGAACGGGCCCGCGACCGGAACCGCGACACCGCCGACGCCCTGAACGGCCTCGGGCTCCCGGAATTCTACGCCGCCGAGGCGTTCGTGACGACCTACGACATGCCCTGATGGGCCCCGCGTCCCTGCCGCCCCGCCCC
This window encodes:
- the nagB gene encoding glucosamine-6-phosphate deaminase; protein product: MDSYAPPANASEQATRPDTQHERVETLIFDDPAEMAHRVARRIATLIEERQAVDQRAVLGLPTGSTPIGVYQELIRMHREDGLDFSNVVTFNLDEYYPMDPSSLQSYHRFMDENFFNHVNIPEDQIHIPRGDIPPDAVERHCVEYEHEIEKAGGIDLMLLGIGRSGHVGFNEPGSGRQTRTRQVILDEITRKDAASDFFGEANVPQEAITMGVGTILDCDEIVLMATGEHKAPIVKRAVEKPPSREVTASYLQDHPNATFYLDRAAAGELTREKMPWRVREVDWTDQKAKRAVIWLSETLDTPIPRLEASDYYQNQLHSLVHRYDDVDDLAREVFEDLRQRITYRENLLSDERVLIFSPHPDDDVISMGGMFDKLVSNGNDITVSYMTNGSVAVFDADVRRYLRFVGLSSDALNMRPEDLSGFRDRREEIETFFATKDPAEVDPSAVQTLKAHIRYGEAIAAIEVMGLDADHAEFLDMPFYKTGRVRKDPITEADVDVVHDLLTEVEPTHIFVAGDLSDPHGTHRMCYKAIKEALRQYNDDATVPAGANAEAPTANETTRPQPLVWLYRGAWQEWPLHEADVFVPLSKADLDRKVEAIFKHESQKDRAMFPGAYDDREFWERARDRNRDTADALNGLGLPEFYAAEAFVTTYDMP